The Trinickia caryophylli genomic sequence AGCGCGTGGAACTCAAGCTCGACGCGTGAGCTGGCGCAGTCCTCTACTGCTGTATCGGATAAATCGAACAACGAAAGGAGCATTGGAAGGTGGAGCGGCATACGATCGATGAAGTTCAAGGAGGCGCCACACCGCGCGTCACGAGCATGCGCGTGATCCCCGTTGCGGGACGCGACAGCATGCTCATGAACCTGTGCGGCGCGCATGCTCCGTTCTTCACGCGCAACCTCGTGCTGCTGACCGATTCGGCCGGCCGCACGGGCGTGGGCGAGGTGCCGGGCGGCGAGGGCATTCGCGGCGCGCTCGAGCGTGTGGTGCCGCTCGTCGTCGATACGTCGATCGGCCGCCTGAACGGTACGCTCAACGCCGTGCGCCGCGCACTCGGCGGTGCCGAAGACGCGCACCGCGGCACCGTCTACGAAGTGACGTCGCAAGCCGAGGCCGCCGTGCTGCGTCAGCCGCACGAGATCAACCTGCGCATGGACAACGTGCTCACCGCGATCGAAGCGGCGCTGCTCGATCTGCTCGGCCAGCACCTTGGCGTGCCCGTGGCCGAACTGCTCGCGAACGGCCAGCAGCGCGACCGGGTGCCGATGCTCGCGTACCTCTTCTACATCGGCGATCGCGCCAGGACCGACCTGCCTTACCTCGACGGCGCGAAGGCGCGCGACGGCTGGCTGCGGCTGCGCCACGAGCGCGCGCTGACGCCGGCCGAGATCGCCCGGCTCGCCGAGGCGGCACACGAGCGCTACGGTTTCGCCGACTTCAAGCTGAAGGGCGGCGTGATGGACGGCGACGACGAGATGCAGGCGATCGCCGCGATCAAGGCGCGTTTTCCAAACGCGCGCGCGACGCTGGATCCGAACGGCGCGTGGTCGCTCGACGAGGCGATCCGGCTTTGCCGTGGCCAGGGCCATCTGCTGGCCTATGCGGAAGATCCCTGCGGCCCCGAAAACGGCTATTCGGGCCGCGAGACGATGGCCGAGTTCAAGCGCGCCACCGGCATTCCGACGGCGACGAACATGATCGCGACCGACTGGCGGCAACTCGGCCATGCAGTTTCGCTGCAGGCGGTCGATATCCCGTTGGCGGACCCGCACTTCTGGACGATGCAGGGGTCGGCCCGCGTGTCGCAGCTCACGAGCGAATGGGGCCTCACGTGGGGTTCCCATTCGAACAACCATTTCGATGTGTCGCTCGCGATGTTCACGCACGTGGCGGCGGCGGCCCAGGGTCGTATCACCGCGATCGACACGCATTGGATCTGGCAGGAGAGCGAGGAGCGCCTCACGCGCGAACCGTTCGAGATCGAAGGCGGCATGGTGGCGGTGCCCCAGCGGCCGGGCCTCGGCATCGAGATCGACCTCGAGCGCGTGGAGCAGGCGTACGCCCTCTACAAGTCGCTCGGCAGCGGCGCGCGCGACGATGCCGCGGCGATGCGCTATCTCGTGCCGGGCTGGACCTACGATCCCAAGCGCCCGAGCTTCGGGCGCGCCGTACGCGGC encodes the following:
- a CDS encoding enolase C-terminal domain-like protein; this encodes MRVIPVAGRDSMLMNLCGAHAPFFTRNLVLLTDSAGRTGVGEVPGGEGIRGALERVVPLVVDTSIGRLNGTLNAVRRALGGAEDAHRGTVYEVTSQAEAAVLRQPHEINLRMDNVLTAIEAALLDLLGQHLGVPVAELLANGQQRDRVPMLAYLFYIGDRARTDLPYLDGAKARDGWLRLRHERALTPAEIARLAEAAHERYGFADFKLKGGVMDGDDEMQAIAAIKARFPNARATLDPNGAWSLDEAIRLCRGQGHLLAYAEDPCGPENGYSGRETMAEFKRATGIPTATNMIATDWRQLGHAVSLQAVDIPLADPHFWTMQGSARVSQLTSEWGLTWGSHSNNHFDVSLAMFTHVAAAAQGRITAIDTHWIWQESEERLTREPFEIEGGMVAVPQRPGLGIEIDLERVEQAYALYKSLGSGARDDAAAMRYLVPGWTYDPKRPSFGRAVRGAQAL